One Chloroflexota bacterium DNA window includes the following coding sequences:
- a CDS encoding HIT domain-containing protein: MAAYCVFCEIIARHSPAKIRYEDDEVIVIDNILQWAPVMLLAMPKKHMAQQELWKDMGPIGKVAVEMGEKYCPNGYRLITNVGHDAMQSQDHAHVHILGGYYLGHYA; the protein is encoded by the coding sequence ATGGCCGCCTATTGCGTCTTCTGCGAGATCATCGCGCGCCACTCGCCCGCCAAGATCCGGTACGAGGATGACGAGGTCATCGTCATTGACAATATCCTGCAGTGGGCGCCGGTGATGCTGCTGGCGATGCCGAAGAAGCATATGGCCCAGCAGGAGCTGTGGAAGGATATGGGGCCCATCGGGAAGGTGGCGGTGGAGATGGGGGAGAAGTATTGCCCCAACGGGTACCGGCTGATCACGAATGTGGGGCATGACGCGATGCAGAGCCAGGATCATGCGCATGTGCATATCCTGGGCGGATATTACCTGGGGCATTACGCGTAA
- a CDS encoding glucose 1-dehydrogenase, whose product MRLTGKIAVVTGAGVGVGKGIEEELGKEGADLAVADINREWGERTAAELRKSGRRAIFVQADVSNRPDIERMVATCVRELGGLDILVNNVGILRATPFIDLTDETWDLVMNTNLKSAFMGSQAAARYWIANKRQGRIINISSTDEQLPYPFIVAYCSSKAGMNMLTKTTALALAEHGINVNSIAPGLVESEMTRKQMGDPAYMAVLPARVALARMGRPSEIGRAAVFFASSDSDYVTGTTLLVDGGHVITPAWQVITKFREHLRAAGQPK is encoded by the coding sequence ATGCGGCTTACGGGCAAGATCGCGGTTGTGACGGGGGCGGGGGTAGGAGTGGGCAAGGGGATCGAGGAGGAGCTCGGGAAGGAGGGGGCGGATCTAGCAGTGGCGGACATCAATAGGGAGTGGGGAGAGCGAACGGCGGCGGAGCTGAGGAAGAGCGGCCGCAGAGCTATCTTTGTGCAGGCGGACGTATCCAACCGCCCGGACATCGAGCGGATGGTGGCGACGTGCGTGCGGGAGCTGGGCGGGCTAGATATCCTGGTGAACAACGTTGGCATCTTGCGGGCGACGCCGTTCATTGACCTGACGGATGAGACGTGGGACCTGGTGATGAACACGAACCTGAAGTCGGCGTTCATGGGGTCGCAGGCGGCGGCGCGGTACTGGATCGCGAACAAGCGACAGGGGCGCATCATCAACATCAGCTCCACGGATGAGCAGCTGCCGTATCCGTTCATCGTGGCGTACTGCTCCTCCAAGGCGGGGATGAACATGCTGACGAAGACGACGGCGCTGGCGCTGGCGGAGCACGGCATCAACGTGAACAGCATCGCGCCGGGGCTGGTGGAGTCTGAGATGACGCGGAAGCAGATGGGCGACCCGGCGTATATGGCGGTTCTGCCCGCGCGGGTGGCGCTGGCGAGGATGGGGAGGCCTTCGGAGATCGGGCGGGCGGCGGTCTTTTTCGCCTCAAGCGATTCGGACTATGTGACGGGGACGACACTCCTAGTGGACGGCGGGCATGTCATCACGCCTGCCTGGCAGGTGATCACGAAGTTCCGGGAACACCTGAGGGCGGCAGGCCAGCCCAAGTAA